Proteins from a single region of Hordeum vulgare subsp. vulgare chromosome 6H, MorexV3_pseudomolecules_assembly, whole genome shotgun sequence:
- the LOC123402691 gene encoding myb family transcription factor PHL11-like has product MRIEAQGRYLKEILEKAQENISFDANGSAGLENARSQLTNFNLDLPGLSDNGTHVYEESSEQLVKAISDDNLHDNNLDFQLYRVRSQEAKNDKCTPKTEDLLLLDLNIKEGYDLSS; this is encoded by the coding sequence atgcGAATAGAGGCTCAAGGGAGATATTTAAAGGAAATACTAGAGAAAGCTCAAGAAAACATTTCCTTTGATGCAAATGGATCTGCTGGCCTAGAAAATGCCAGATCCCAGCTTACAAACTTTAACCTAGACCTTCCGGGCTTGTCGGACAATGGAACACATGTGTATGAAGAAAGCAGTGAACAGTTGGTGAAAGCTATATCTGATGACAATCTTCATGATAATAATTTGGATTTTCAGCTCTATCGTGTACGAAGTCAGGAGGCGAAGAATGACAAATGCACCCCGAAAACTGAGGACCTGCTCTTATTAGACTTGAATATTAAAGAAGGATATGACCTGTCTTCGTGA